The following proteins are co-located in the Billgrantia tianxiuensis genome:
- a CDS encoding LysM peptidoglycan-binding domain-containing protein: MSYRIDIESLRRYQADGVASKAMTEGERQRFEQAVEEALNARASAGGTGELDSATERVFVVEEGDSLWEIAEELHVDYDDFLALNERDDMPDPGEIDPGDVVFVPHTSPEEAAQSPRDTQGVPVGEDEFIDGLRERGNDLEYADDPATVDYDGEIDSLSQDVERYLAALPVDERQPSLQRLYDHSWRDAGPAQMAIEQAAENSGLALQPSSHTGPEAEAAAREIIDEARGQSDPQAALETLEEGYEGASSTVQVALDRSSGAREIAAEAGAEIIDAARAEDDPASALRIFEAGRAEAPERVQNALDRSSDAQAIIDDTAAWAAEPLTGELQGTDTPERRTLEMIERLDTLTEGLEPELASEVVEALIDEIETANQGDLQAYGGAMAGPNGTTLLLEILDRIAGTDAGDRAANRLAEQLPVDMNTVRNEMHEAISSGEAIPSLALSIASLKGAEDFRDELFTAVEQFRDHTIGGQAGEYHEHLDELSFLILNGGAAMTEEQLAAAIDDYIASNPDWETEFEALQEQLAGIGAGLLKQIEQLRGLPDEAGADQQSRIEALLEDANAQLAVSTALQEKPELVSGEAGDALIETFNELGITEDHPLAVSLVGAYLRENVILPAVYIDPSDPQSLEEPQARLDETLRDNPQLAELLGTTTGELDALADTFTALVPEFTDDFDPQRYQIDVARNLNNTLDKTNEIFRDSPYNRAFRASALSIVGSGLANAIETYGDDPSLRNALQVSIETARVGVDGAQLVDALFTGSEGSRATPGLKLSGKFVHLLGASLAGADALARLNEGDVVGAGLNAAVAGGVGYAVFGSSTLAGPIGFGIATLATLVQFGRDAYLTAQHNSRFETQTTADFLAHAGFSEEAAQLLIDQSGDGHSVVPLLMRYGELHGLSPEQTVEWINTIPESENGTAMLAALRDNLHNTLDEFDGDISRFDAHAEGFELASPSFGESRSGSLTPRSQFELDAILPQLGIESPREYA; the protein is encoded by the coding sequence ATGTCATACCGGATCGATATCGAATCACTGCGCCGTTATCAAGCCGACGGCGTGGCATCCAAGGCCATGACCGAGGGTGAGCGCCAGCGCTTCGAGCAAGCCGTCGAAGAAGCCCTCAACGCCCGCGCATCAGCAGGAGGCACCGGCGAACTCGACAGCGCAACGGAGCGGGTTTTCGTCGTAGAGGAAGGCGACAGCCTGTGGGAGATCGCCGAAGAGCTCCACGTCGATTACGACGATTTTCTCGCCCTGAACGAACGTGACGACATGCCCGACCCAGGAGAGATCGATCCAGGCGACGTCGTGTTCGTTCCGCATACCTCTCCCGAGGAGGCGGCCCAGTCGCCACGTGATACCCAAGGCGTTCCCGTTGGAGAAGACGAGTTCATCGACGGCCTGCGCGAACGCGGCAACGATCTTGAATACGCCGACGACCCAGCCACGGTCGATTATGATGGCGAGATCGATTCCCTCTCCCAGGATGTTGAACGTTACCTGGCGGCGCTTCCGGTTGATGAACGACAGCCCTCCCTGCAACGCCTCTACGACCATAGCTGGCGCGATGCCGGTCCTGCCCAGATGGCCATCGAACAAGCCGCGGAGAACAGCGGGCTGGCACTTCAGCCAAGCAGTCATACCGGCCCGGAAGCGGAAGCCGCAGCACGCGAGATCATTGACGAGGCCCGAGGACAGAGTGATCCGCAAGCGGCGCTCGAAACTCTCGAAGAGGGGTACGAAGGAGCTTCGTCTACGGTCCAGGTCGCCCTGGATCGCTCCAGTGGCGCCAGGGAGATCGCCGCCGAAGCAGGCGCCGAGATCATCGACGCTGCCCGCGCCGAGGACGATCCGGCCAGTGCACTGCGTATCTTCGAGGCGGGGCGAGCCGAGGCTCCCGAACGGGTGCAGAACGCTCTCGACCGATCCAGCGACGCCCAGGCGATCATCGATGATACCGCCGCCTGGGCCGCCGAACCTCTCACTGGCGAATTGCAGGGAACGGACACCCCCGAGCGGCGCACACTCGAGATGATAGAACGCCTCGACACCCTGACCGAAGGACTGGAGCCTGAGCTCGCCAGCGAGGTAGTGGAAGCCCTGATCGACGAGATCGAGACGGCCAACCAAGGTGATCTACAGGCTTATGGCGGAGCCATGGCCGGGCCAAACGGCACCACGCTCCTGCTGGAAATCCTCGACCGTATCGCCGGGACGGATGCGGGGGATCGTGCGGCAAACCGGCTTGCGGAACAATTGCCGGTGGACATGAATACGGTGCGCAACGAGATGCACGAAGCGATCTCCTCCGGCGAGGCCATTCCCAGCCTGGCCTTGTCAATCGCCTCGCTGAAAGGCGCAGAGGATTTTCGCGACGAGCTGTTCACCGCCGTGGAGCAGTTCCGCGACCACACCATCGGCGGACAGGCCGGCGAGTACCATGAGCATCTCGATGAATTGAGCTTCCTGATCCTCAACGGTGGTGCGGCAATGACCGAGGAGCAGCTCGCAGCGGCGATCGACGATTACATCGCCTCCAATCCCGACTGGGAAACGGAATTCGAGGCGCTGCAGGAGCAGTTGGCCGGCATCGGTGCCGGGCTGCTGAAACAGATAGAACAGCTGCGGGGGCTACCGGACGAAGCGGGCGCGGACCAGCAGTCGCGTATCGAGGCCTTGCTCGAAGATGCCAATGCCCAGTTGGCCGTATCGACTGCCCTCCAGGAGAAACCCGAGCTGGTGTCGGGGGAAGCAGGCGACGCCTTGATCGAGACCTTCAACGAACTGGGTATCACCGAAGACCATCCCTTGGCGGTAAGCCTGGTCGGCGCCTACCTGCGCGAGAACGTGATCCTGCCTGCGGTCTACATCGATCCCAGCGACCCTCAGTCGCTGGAGGAGCCCCAGGCGCGGCTGGACGAGACGCTGCGCGACAATCCCCAGCTCGCCGAGCTGCTGGGCACCACGACCGGCGAACTCGATGCGCTCGCCGACACCTTCACAGCGTTGGTACCCGAATTCACCGATGACTTCGACCCGCAGCGCTACCAGATCGACGTGGCGCGCAATCTCAACAACACCCTGGACAAGACCAACGAGATCTTCCGCGACTCGCCCTACAATCGCGCCTTCCGCGCTTCCGCCCTCTCCATCGTCGGCTCGGGGCTGGCCAATGCCATCGAGACCTACGGCGACGATCCTTCGCTGCGCAACGCCCTGCAAGTATCGATCGAAACAGCACGGGTCGGCGTCGATGGCGCCCAACTGGTCGACGCTCTGTTCACCGGCAGCGAAGGTTCCCGGGCCACGCCTGGCCTCAAGCTGAGCGGCAAATTCGTGCATCTGCTCGGTGCCTCGTTGGCCGGGGCCGATGCCCTGGCTCGCCTGAACGAGGGCGACGTGGTCGGTGCCGGTCTCAACGCGGCGGTGGCGGGCGGGGTCGGCTATGCAGTGTTCGGCAGCTCGACACTGGCAGGTCCAATCGGCTTCGGCATTGCCACCCTGGCCACCCTGGTCCAGTTCGGTCGTGACGCTTACCTGACGGCGCAGCACAACAGTCGCTTCGAGACCCAGACCACGGCGGACTTCCTCGCCCACGCCGGTTTCAGCGAAGAGGCCGCCCAACTGCTGATCGACCAGAGCGGCGATGGGCATAGCGTAGTGCCCCTGCTGATGCGCTATGGCGAACTTCACGGACTCTCGCCCGAGCAGACCGTGGAGTGGATCAACACGATTCCCGAGAGTGAGAACGGAACCGCCATGCTCGCCGCACTGCGCGACAATCTGCACAACACGCTCGACGAGTTCGATGGCGATATCAGCCGGTTCGACGCCCATGCCGAAGGCTTCGAACTTGCCTCGCCTTCATTCGGAGAGTCTCGTAGCGGTTCCCTGACGCCTCGTTCTCAATTCGAACTCGACGCCATCCTGCCTCAGCTCGGCATCGAGTCGCCGCGGGAGTACGCCTAG
- a CDS encoding NADPH:quinone reductase, with the protein MAKRIQFARTGGSEVLELVDVTPADPASGEVRVRNEAIGLNFIDIYFRTGLYPAPGLPSGLGTEGAGVVDAVGEGVSHLKEGDRVAYAQGPLGAYAEYHVLPAEKVVVLPNSVDAETAAASMLKGLTVQYLLRQTAPLKGGETILWHAAAGGVGSIACQWARALGVKLIGTVSSEEKAKLAKANGAWETIDYTREDVVERVRELTNGEMCDVVYDSVGKDTWITSLDCLKPRSLMVSFGNASGPVEGVNLGILNQKGSLFVTRPSLNGYADTRERLEMMCRDLFDMLGSGKVKVDIGQRFALADAGKAQDALAGRQTTGSTILLP; encoded by the coding sequence ATGGCCAAGCGAATCCAGTTTGCTCGTACCGGCGGTTCCGAGGTTCTTGAACTCGTCGACGTGACGCCGGCCGATCCTGCCTCTGGCGAGGTTCGTGTCCGCAACGAGGCGATTGGCCTCAATTTCATCGACATCTATTTCCGTACCGGGCTTTATCCGGCCCCTGGGCTTCCGTCCGGTCTCGGTACCGAGGGCGCCGGGGTGGTCGACGCCGTGGGCGAGGGTGTCAGCCACCTCAAGGAGGGCGACCGGGTCGCCTATGCCCAAGGCCCGCTCGGTGCCTACGCCGAATATCACGTGCTGCCTGCGGAGAAGGTGGTGGTACTGCCCAACAGTGTCGACGCGGAGACAGCTGCTGCCAGCATGCTCAAGGGGCTGACCGTGCAGTACCTGCTGCGCCAGACCGCTCCGCTCAAGGGTGGCGAGACGATCCTGTGGCATGCCGCGGCCGGTGGGGTGGGCTCCATCGCCTGCCAGTGGGCCCGTGCTCTGGGCGTCAAGCTGATCGGGACCGTCAGCTCGGAAGAAAAGGCGAAGCTGGCCAAGGCGAACGGCGCCTGGGAAACCATCGACTACACCCGCGAAGACGTGGTCGAGCGGGTGCGTGAGCTCACCAATGGCGAGATGTGCGACGTGGTTTACGACTCGGTGGGCAAGGATACCTGGATCACTTCGCTGGATTGTCTCAAGCCGCGTTCGCTGATGGTCAGCTTCGGCAACGCTTCGGGGCCGGTCGAAGGGGTCAATCTTGGCATCCTCAACCAGAAGGGCTCGCTGTTCGTGACCCGCCCCAGTCTCAACGGCTATGCCGACACCCGCGAACGGCTGGAAATGATGTGCCGCGACCTGTTCGACATGCTGGGCAGCGGCAAGGTCAAGGTCGACATCGGCCAGCGCTTCGCCCTGGCCGATGCCGGCAAGGCCCAGGATGCGCTGGCCGGCCGCCAGACCACCGGCTCGACCATACTGTTGCCCTGA
- the glsA gene encoding glutaminase A translates to MERIDGAMTADLEEVVECECRVHHESGMTPFTERIGESGKERVGIAIVGAEGQLAQAGDAERPFPLESVSKAVVLALALEDVGAEALFERVGMEPSGDPYHSIATLEEGELGVPANPMINAGAIVATAMVRARDGEERFGRLLDFFRRLCGNPGLDYNREMFEAEDKDLNRALFYYMRNHDVVQGSEEDLLVPYLKQTSIEMNCRDLARIAAVLANGGKDPESGERRISEETVRIVLTLMLTTGMYDQSGRYAVEVGMPSKSGISGAILAVAPGRLGVGCIGPALNEHGNSVAGLRLLKALSCRRRLGVFAE, encoded by the coding sequence ATGGAGCGTATCGACGGAGCGATGACGGCGGACCTCGAAGAGGTGGTGGAGTGTGAATGTCGTGTCCATCACGAGAGCGGGATGACCCCCTTCACGGAGCGAATCGGCGAGTCGGGTAAAGAGAGGGTCGGCATTGCCATCGTGGGGGCGGAAGGACAACTGGCTCAGGCAGGCGATGCCGAACGGCCGTTTCCCCTGGAGAGTGTCTCCAAGGCGGTGGTGCTCGCCCTGGCCCTGGAGGACGTGGGGGCCGAGGCATTGTTCGAGAGGGTTGGCATGGAACCCTCCGGCGACCCTTATCACTCCATCGCGACCCTGGAAGAAGGAGAGCTGGGCGTTCCTGCCAACCCCATGATCAATGCCGGTGCCATCGTGGCGACCGCCATGGTCCGCGCTCGCGACGGCGAGGAGCGGTTCGGCCGTTTGCTGGATTTCTTTCGCCGCCTCTGTGGCAACCCCGGGCTGGACTACAACCGCGAGATGTTCGAGGCCGAGGACAAGGATCTCAACCGGGCGCTGTTCTACTACATGCGCAACCACGACGTGGTGCAAGGCAGCGAAGAGGACCTGCTGGTGCCCTATCTCAAGCAGACCTCCATCGAGATGAATTGCCGGGACCTGGCCCGGATCGCCGCGGTACTCGCCAATGGCGGTAAGGACCCCGAGAGTGGCGAGAGGCGGATCAGCGAAGAAACGGTGCGTATCGTGCTCACCCTGATGCTGACCACCGGCATGTATGACCAGTCGGGCAGGTACGCCGTGGAAGTGGGCATGCCCTCGAAGAGTGGAATATCCGGCGCCATCCTGGCCGTGGCTCCTGGCCGACTGGGTGTCGGCTGTATCGGCCCAGCACTGAACGAGCACGGCAACAGCGTTGCAGGGCTGCGCCTGCTCAAGGCGCTGTCGTGCCGCCGGCGGCTGGGCGTGTTTGCTGAGTGA
- a CDS encoding nicotinamide-nucleotide amidohydrolase family protein: MELLDRIADYLIDNELKLATAESCTAGLIVSELARVPGSGQSIDCGLGVYSPQSKYRYLGVSFDTIDRYGLTSEAVACEMASGALNNNDADVALANTGIAGPNPGDDDTPSARSASPGPSARMAGTTISAKPAASTARVMKCAWPRPTTRWNDCLTITGYAPTPNR, encoded by the coding sequence ATGGAACTGCTCGATAGAATCGCAGACTATCTAATCGACAACGAATTGAAGCTTGCCACCGCCGAGTCCTGTACCGCTGGGCTGATCGTGTCCGAGCTGGCCCGGGTGCCTGGCAGCGGCCAGAGCATCGACTGCGGCCTTGGCGTCTATTCGCCACAATCGAAGTATCGTTACCTCGGGGTCAGCTTCGACACCATCGATCGATATGGACTGACCAGCGAGGCCGTGGCCTGCGAAATGGCCAGTGGAGCACTGAACAACAACGATGCCGACGTGGCCCTGGCCAACACCGGCATCGCCGGTCCCAACCCCGGCGACGACGACACCCCATCGGCACGGTCTGCTTCGCCTGGGCCTTCCGCGAGAATGGCCGGCACCACCATTTCAGCGAAACCCGCCGCTTCGACGGCACGCGTAATGAAGTGCGCCTGGCCGCGGCCCACTACGCGCTGGAACGACTGCCTTACTATCACCGGCTATGCACCGACGCCGAATCGATAA
- a CDS encoding cobyric acid synthase, whose translation MPTLMIQGTTSDAGKSTVVAGLCRVLARRGVSVAPFKPQNMALNSAVTVDGGEIGRSTALQALAAGVEPHSDMNPVLLKPESDRGAQVILRGRVHGHMDALDYHAYKRTARESVLAAWQALSSRFDVIVAEGAGSPAEINLRANDIANMGFAEMVDCPVVLVGDIDRGGVFAQLVGTLELLSVSERSRTRGFIVNRFRGDIALLEPGLDWLTERTGKPVFGTLPYLQGLLLDAEDSIGRSGRVGPGATLKVVVPALPRISNHNDFDPLRLHPQVDLTFVGPNQIGPGREIPPADLIVLPGSKSTRSDLEWLRAQGWEEAIQRHLRYGGRVLGICGGLQMLGRAVHDPEGLEGPAGSTPGLGLLEFETRMVAGKQLRNVSGRLLREGVPIAGYEIHNGVSEGSALARPLLELQGRPDGAESADGQVMGTYLHGLFDRPEACTALLARCGLEAQGSAVDYQDHRQQELDRLADCLEANLDMAAIECLLGCERERERSGRLPRGPTCRCRPAPRRQLAVSGVSGNWRLCSVRR comes from the coding sequence ATGCCAACCCTAATGATCCAGGGCACCACTTCGGATGCCGGCAAGAGCACGGTGGTGGCCGGGTTGTGCCGGGTGCTGGCGCGGCGCGGGGTATCGGTGGCGCCGTTCAAGCCGCAGAACATGGCGCTCAACAGCGCGGTGACAGTGGATGGCGGCGAGATCGGCCGCTCCACGGCGCTGCAGGCGCTGGCGGCAGGCGTCGAGCCGCATAGCGACATGAACCCGGTGCTGCTCAAGCCCGAGAGCGACCGCGGCGCCCAGGTGATCCTGCGCGGGCGGGTCCACGGCCACATGGACGCGCTGGATTACCACGCCTACAAGCGCACCGCGCGGGAGAGCGTGCTGGCGGCGTGGCAGGCGTTGTCGTCGCGCTTCGACGTGATCGTCGCCGAGGGGGCGGGCAGCCCGGCCGAGATCAACCTGCGCGCCAACGACATCGCCAACATGGGCTTCGCCGAGATGGTCGACTGCCCGGTGGTGCTGGTCGGCGATATCGACCGCGGCGGTGTCTTCGCCCAGCTGGTCGGCACCCTAGAGCTGCTCAGCGTGAGCGAGCGCTCACGTACCCGTGGCTTCATCGTCAACCGCTTTCGCGGCGACATCGCTCTGCTCGAACCGGGGCTCGACTGGCTCACCGAGCGCACCGGCAAGCCGGTATTCGGCACGCTGCCCTATCTGCAGGGCCTGCTGCTCGATGCCGAGGACAGCATCGGCCGCAGCGGGCGGGTGGGGCCGGGGGCCACGCTCAAGGTTGTGGTACCGGCGCTGCCGCGCATCAGCAACCACAACGACTTCGACCCGCTGCGCCTGCATCCGCAGGTCGACTTGACCTTCGTCGGGCCTAACCAGATAGGGCCAGGCCGGGAGATCCCGCCGGCGGATCTGATCGTCCTGCCCGGCAGCAAGAGTACCCGTAGCGATCTCGAATGGCTGCGCGCCCAGGGCTGGGAAGAAGCGATACAGCGCCATCTGCGCTACGGCGGCCGGGTGCTCGGTATCTGCGGCGGCCTGCAGATGCTGGGCCGGGCGGTGCACGACCCGGAGGGGCTGGAGGGGCCGGCGGGCTCGACCCCCGGGCTCGGACTGCTCGAGTTCGAGACGCGCATGGTAGCGGGCAAGCAGCTGCGCAACGTGAGTGGGCGCTTGCTTCGCGAAGGGGTGCCGATCGCCGGCTACGAGATCCACAACGGGGTGAGCGAGGGGTCTGCCCTGGCGCGGCCGCTACTAGAGCTGCAAGGCCGGCCGGACGGTGCCGAAAGCGCAGATGGCCAGGTCATGGGCACCTACCTGCACGGGCTGTTCGACCGGCCCGAGGCGTGCACGGCGCTGCTTGCCCGTTGCGGGCTCGAGGCGCAGGGAAGCGCGGTGGACTATCAGGACCATCGCCAGCAGGAACTCGATCGACTGGCCGACTGCCTGGAAGCGAACCTGGACATGGCCGCCATCGAGTGCCTGCTGGGGTGTGAGCGTGAACGTGAGCGGAGCGGTCGGCTGCCGCGCGGGCCGACATGCCGGTGTCGGCCCGCGCCTCGTCGTCAGCTCGCGGTGTCCGGCGTGAGCGGCAATTGGCGCTTGTGCTCGGTGCGCCGGTAG
- the bluB gene encoding 5,6-dimethylbenzimidazole synthase — protein MAEHSGRADHAFPPPQREGLYRAIHERRDVRAQFLPDPVPPEVLARLLDAAHHAPSVGFMQPWDFLVIDSREVRRRVHRLFLRENERGAQQFSAERQQAYRRLKLEGILESPLNLCITCDRSRGDGPVLGRTSIVDTDLFSTCLAVQNLWLAARAEGIGVGWVSILDQQELATILDLPEQVYPLAYLCLGYVSEFLQQPELARSGWRQRLPLTELVHGNGWRQALADEALHEALQEVARPCQP, from the coding sequence ATGGCAGAACACAGCGGGCGAGCCGATCACGCTTTTCCCCCGCCACAGCGGGAGGGACTCTACCGCGCGATTCACGAGCGCCGCGACGTGCGCGCCCAGTTCCTGCCGGATCCCGTGCCGCCCGAGGTGCTGGCCCGGCTGCTGGACGCCGCGCACCATGCGCCGTCGGTGGGCTTCATGCAGCCCTGGGACTTCCTGGTGATCGACAGCCGGGAGGTGCGCCGCCGGGTGCATCGGCTGTTCCTGCGGGAGAACGAGCGGGGAGCGCAGCAGTTTTCCGCTGAGCGGCAGCAGGCGTACCGCCGCCTCAAGCTCGAAGGCATCCTTGAGAGTCCGCTCAACCTCTGCATCACCTGCGACCGGAGCCGTGGCGACGGCCCGGTACTGGGGCGCACCAGCATCGTCGACACGGACCTGTTCAGCACCTGCCTGGCAGTGCAGAACCTGTGGCTGGCGGCCCGCGCCGAGGGCATCGGCGTGGGCTGGGTCAGCATTCTCGATCAGCAAGAGCTGGCGACGATCCTCGACCTGCCAGAACAGGTCTACCCCTTGGCGTACCTGTGTCTGGGCTACGTCAGCGAGTTTCTGCAGCAGCCCGAGCTGGCCCGCTCCGGGTGGCGCCAGCGCCTGCCGCTCACCGAGCTGGTGCATGGCAACGGCTGGAGGCAGGCGCTGGCGGACGAGGCGCTTCACGAGGCACTGCAAGAGGTGGCCAGACCATGCCAACCCTAA
- the cobO gene encoding cob(I)yrinic acid a,c-diamide adenosyltransferase: protein MKTVDPQRHAERMAHKQKIMHERIARADKEQGVLLVLTGPGKGKSSSGFGMLARALGHGMKVGVVQFIKGKFQTGEEAFFRQQSNVDYHVMGEGYTWDTQDRDKDVQAAEAAWEVARGMLEDPAVDLVLLDELNIALRHGYLELDRVLDDLQARPPMQHVVVTGRHAPEALIELADTVTEMKVVKHAFKEQGIKAQKGIEL from the coding sequence ATGAAGACGGTCGACCCCCAGCGCCATGCCGAGCGCATGGCCCACAAGCAGAAGATCATGCATGAGCGCATTGCCCGCGCCGACAAGGAGCAGGGCGTGCTGCTGGTGCTCACCGGCCCCGGCAAGGGCAAGAGCAGCTCCGGCTTCGGCATGCTGGCTCGCGCCTTGGGCCACGGCATGAAGGTGGGCGTGGTGCAGTTCATCAAGGGCAAGTTCCAGACCGGCGAGGAGGCCTTCTTCCGCCAGCAGTCGAACGTCGACTACCACGTGATGGGTGAGGGCTACACCTGGGATACCCAGGATCGCGACAAGGACGTGCAAGCCGCCGAGGCAGCCTGGGAGGTGGCGCGCGGCATGCTCGAGGATCCCGCGGTCGATCTGGTGCTGCTCGACGAGCTCAACATCGCGCTGCGCCACGGTTACCTGGAGCTCGATCGCGTACTCGACGACCTGCAGGCCCGCCCGCCCATGCAGCACGTGGTCGTTACCGGCCGGCACGCCCCCGAGGCGCTGATCGAGCTGGCCGACACCGTCACCGAAATGAAGGTGGTCAAGCACGCCTTCAAGGAGCAGGGGATCAAGGCGCAGAAGGGCATTGAACTCTAG
- the cobM gene encoding precorrin-4 C(11)-methyltransferase: protein MTIHFIGAGPGAPDLLTLRGRDLIASSPVCLYAGSLVPEQILAHCPEGARIVNTAPLSLDEIVAEMRAAHAAGHDVARLHSGDLSIWSALGEQLRRLRELAIPYTITPGVPAFAAAAASLGQELTLPGVAQSLVLTRTPGRASAMPAGETLANFASSGTTLAIHLSIHNLSQVVAELLPYYGAECPVAIVWRASWPNERVVRGRLATVETLVDDALQRTALILVGPVLESEDFAESCLYAVGYDRRFRPQSADSPFAAGERVDKRSER from the coding sequence ATGACCATACACTTCATCGGTGCCGGCCCCGGGGCGCCGGACCTGCTGACGCTGCGGGGCCGGGATCTCATCGCATCGTCTCCCGTATGCCTCTACGCGGGCTCGCTGGTGCCCGAGCAGATCCTGGCCCACTGCCCGGAGGGCGCCCGTATCGTCAATACCGCGCCGCTCTCCCTCGACGAGATCGTCGCCGAGATGCGCGCCGCCCATGCTGCCGGTCATGACGTGGCCCGGCTGCACTCCGGCGACCTGTCGATATGGTCGGCCCTGGGCGAGCAACTGCGCCGCCTGCGCGAGTTGGCGATTCCCTACACCATCACCCCGGGCGTGCCGGCCTTCGCTGCGGCGGCTGCCAGCCTGGGCCAGGAGCTGACCCTGCCGGGGGTGGCGCAATCGCTGGTGCTGACCCGCACCCCGGGGCGCGCCAGCGCCATGCCGGCGGGCGAGACCCTGGCCAACTTCGCCAGCAGCGGCACCACCCTGGCGATCCACCTCTCCATCCACAACCTGTCCCAGGTCGTCGCCGAGCTGCTGCCCTACTATGGCGCCGAGTGCCCGGTGGCCATCGTCTGGCGGGCCAGCTGGCCCAACGAGCGGGTGGTGCGGGGGCGCCTGGCGACGGTGGAAACCCTGGTCGACGACGCCTTGCAGCGCACCGCGCTGATCCTGGTGGGGCCGGTGCTGGAGAGCGAGGATTTTGCCGAGAGCTGCCTGTATGCGGTTGGCTACGACCGCCGCTTTCGGCCGCAGTCGGCGGACTCGCCCTTCGCCGCCGGCGAGAGGGTCGATAAGAGGAGTGAGCGATGA
- a CDS encoding cobalamin biosynthesis protein, producing MTAASNDMRVVGFGFRRAAPLASLADLLAQLEARYGPVDRLAAAASKQALVQALGRARGLAVICVEDETLPSVATLTHSRHSLTARGTGSVAEAIALLAAGPGATLLAPRLVSADRMATAALARASLPPGEST from the coding sequence ATGACGGCGGCATCGAACGACATGCGCGTGGTCGGCTTCGGCTTTCGCCGCGCGGCACCGCTGGCCTCGCTGGCCGACCTGCTGGCACAGCTGGAGGCGCGCTATGGCCCCGTCGACCGCCTGGCGGCGGCAGCGTCCAAGCAGGCGCTAGTGCAGGCGCTGGGACGCGCGAGGGGCCTTGCTGTGATCTGCGTGGAAGACGAAACGCTGCCATCGGTCGCTACCCTCACGCACTCCCGCCATAGCCTGACGGCCCGGGGCACGGGCAGCGTCGCCGAGGCCATCGCCCTGCTGGCGGCGGGGCCGGGGGCGACCCTGCTCGCGCCCCGGCTGGTTTCTGCGGATCGCATGGCCACTGCGGCGCTGGCCCGAGCGTCACTGCCGCCAGGAGAGTCGACATGA
- the cobI gene encoding precorrin-2 C(20)-methyltransferase: protein MTPGTIHGVGLGPGSQDLMSVRADRLIRGATHVAYFRKKGRRGHARSIVEGLLAPDAIEIPLEYPVTTEIPFDDPLYNELLAAFYENSVAQLREIAEAGCDAVVLCEGDPFFYGSFMHLYTRLQGRVPVEVVPGITGMSAAWTATGQPVTWGDDIMTVLMGTLPEATLVEHIARTDALVVMKIGRNLAKLQRALAEAGREQEAWLIEYAAMPQQRIRPFREVGDSVPYFSIVVIHGNGRRP from the coding sequence ATCACACCGGGCACCATCCATGGCGTCGGCCTCGGCCCCGGCAGCCAGGACCTGATGAGCGTGCGCGCCGACCGGCTGATTCGCGGGGCCACCCACGTCGCCTATTTCCGCAAGAAGGGGCGCCGCGGCCATGCCCGCAGCATCGTCGAGGGCCTGCTGGCGCCCGACGCGATCGAGATTCCGCTGGAGTATCCGGTCACCACCGAAATCCCCTTCGACGACCCGCTCTACAACGAATTGCTGGCGGCCTTCTACGAGAACAGCGTCGCGCAGCTCCGCGAGATCGCCGAGGCCGGGTGCGATGCAGTGGTGCTGTGCGAGGGCGATCCGTTCTTCTACGGCTCCTTCATGCACCTCTATACCCGCCTGCAGGGTCGGGTGCCGGTGGAAGTGGTGCCCGGCATCACCGGCATGTCCGCCGCCTGGACCGCCACCGGGCAGCCGGTGACCTGGGGCGACGACATCATGACCGTGCTGATGGGCACCCTGCCCGAAGCGACGCTGGTCGAGCACATCGCGCGGACCGATGCCCTGGTGGTGATGAAGATCGGCCGCAACCTGGCCAAGCTGCAGCGCGCGCTGGCCGAGGCCGGCCGGGAGCAGGAGGCCTGGCTGATCGAGTACGCCGCCATGCCGCAGCAGCGGATACGGCCGTTCCGCGAGGTCGGCGACAGCGTGCCCTACTTCTCCATCGTGGTGATCCATGGCAACGGGAGGCGGCCATGA